The Populus alba chromosome 6, ASM523922v2, whole genome shotgun sequence genome contains a region encoding:
- the LOC118057931 gene encoding protein SUPPRESSOR OF MAX2 1A, whose translation MRAGLSTIQQTLTPEAASVLNHSIAEASRRNHGQTTPLHVAATLLGSPSGFLRQACIKSHPNSSHPLQCRALELCFSVALERLPTAQNLSPGLDPPISNALMAALKRAQAHQRRGCPEQQQQPLLAVKVELEQLIISILDDPSVSRVMREASFSSPAVKATIEQSLNASTNSNSAANSGIGLGFRAPGAVAVPAPVTNRNLYVNPRLQQGSVGQSGAQRNEEVKKVIDILLKSKKRNPVLVGESEPQTVVKEVLKRIENKEVGDGPLKNVQVIHLEQGFLDKAQIAAKIVELGGLIETRIRNLDCGGVILDLGDLKWLVEQLVSLTGSGGVQQQQIMSDVGRSAVAEMRNLLGRFGEGSGGGKVWLIGTATCETYLRCQVYHPSMENDWDLQAVPIAARALLPGTFHRLGTSGILSSSVESLSPLKGFPTVTLPPPRRVSENLDPARIMSCCPGCMQNYEQELAKLVPKEAEKSSEIKSEAAQPPLPQWLRNAKSQDGDVKISDQTVIKDQELMLKQKKQELQKKWHDTCLRLHPAYHQPNLGPERITQPALSMTSLYNQNLLPHQPFQPKLSLNKKLSGTLVLNPNLLPSQPAGQATTQPGSPVRTDLVLGRLKVVETTPEKEHEEHTKDFLSCVPSEPLSNLHELPSSKLLSKLDNDSFKKLLKGLLEKVWWQRDAASAVATTVTQCKLGHGKSRSTGSKGDIWLLFTGPDRAGKKKMASALSELVCVTNPIMVCLGSRREDGESVLSFRGKTVLDRIAEAVRRNPFSVIVLEDIDEADMLVRGSIKRAMERGRIADSLGREISLGNVIFILTANRLPDNPKFLSNSDSLDEKKLASLASGGWQLKLTLSERRAKRRANWLHDEERSARPRTDLGPALAFDLNEAADAGGDRADGSHNSSDLTVDHEDEHVLNNRLLTSATSSISKELLNSVDDHIVFKPADFSSIRRDISSSITKKFSTIFNDQVPIEIQDEALEKITGGLWLSQTGLDEWTDNVLVPSLRQLKLRLPTRANEPMIVQLEPDTDSDSRSRVDWLPSSIRVVVDGL comes from the exons ATGAGAGCTGGTCTTAGCACGATCCAGCAAACCCTGACACCGGAGGCGGCGAGTGTACTAAACCACTCGATAGCCGAAGCAAGCCGCCGTAACCATGGCCAGACCACACCACTTCATGTTGCGGCTACACTATTAGGTTCCCCATCTGGTTTCCTCCGTCAAGCATGCATCAAATCACATCCTAATTCTTCACATCCTCTTCAGTGCAGAGCTCTCGAGCTCTGTTTTAGTGTTGCTCTTGAACGCCTCCCTACCGCACAGAACCTCAGTCCTGGCCTTGACCCTCCAATCTCCAATGCCTTAATGGCTGCGCTAAAGCGTGCTCAGGCTCATCAGCGAAGAGGGTGCCCTGAACAGCAGCAACAACCACTTTTAGCAGTCAAAGTCGAGCTTGAGCAGTTGATTATATCAATTCTTGATGATCCAAGCGTTAGTAGAGTTATGAGGGAAGCTAGCTTTTCAAGTCCAGCTGTTAAGGCAACAATCGAGCAATCCTTGAATGCTTCTACGAATTCCAATTCTGCTGCTAATTCTGGGATTGGATTGGGGTTTCGTGCTCCAGGGGCTGTGGCTGTTCCTGCTCCTGTCACTAATAGGAATTTGTATGTGAACCCAAGATTGCAACAAGGGAGTGTCGGTCAATCTGGTGCACAAAGAAACGAGGAGGTTAAGAAGGTTATTGATATTTTGTTGAAGAGTAAGAAGAGGAATCCTGTTTTGGTAGGTGAGTCGGAGCCACAGACGGTAGTGAAGGAGGTTTTGAAGAGAATAGAGAATAAAGAAGTAGGAGATGGGCCGTTAAAGAATGTTCAGGTGATTCATTTAGAGCAAGGCTTTCTAGATAAAGCACAGATAGCGGCAAAGATTGTGGAATTAGGGGGATTGATTGAGACCCGGATAAGAAATTTGGATTGTGGTGGGGTGATTCTTGATCTGGGGGATTTGAAATGGCTTGTTGAGCAGCTAGTGAGCTTAACAGGTTCTGGTGGGGTTCAGCAGCAGCAGATTATGTCAGATGTTGGGCGGTCGGCTGTGGCGGAGATGAGGAATCTTTTGGGGAGGTTTGGAGAAGGGAGTGGTGGTGGAAAGGTTTGGTTGATTGGGACTGCTACTTGTGAGACATATTTGAGGTGTCAAGTCTACCATCCTTCAATGGAAAATGATTGGGATCTGCAGGCAGTACCCATTGCTGCTAGAGCACTTCTTCCAGGGACGTTTCATCG GCTTGGAACCAGTGGAATCCTCAGCAGTTCAGTTGAATCTTTATCACCACTGAAGGGTTTTCCAACTGTTACACTTCCTCCACCAAGGCGTGTCTCTGAGAACTTGGATCCTGCTCGAATAATGAGTTGTTGCCCTGGTTGCATGCAGAATTATGAGCAAGAGCTTGCAAAACTTGTACCCAAGGAGGCTGAGAAATCTTCAGAAATCAAATCTGAAGCAGCTCAGCCTCCACTGCCACAATGGTTGAGAAATGCAAAGTCCCAAGATGGTGATGTCAAGATATCTGATCAGACAGTG ATTAAGGATCAAGAACTGATGTTGAAGCAAAAGAAACAGGAGTTGCAGAAGAAATGGCACGATACATGCCTGCGCCTTCATCCTGCTTATCATCAACCTAATCTTGGACCTGAAAGAATTACCCAACCAGCTCTCTCAATGACAAGCTTGTATAATCAAAACCTGCTTCCTCATCAACCTTTCCAGCCCAAATTAAGCTTAAATAAAAAGCTGAGTGGAACCCTTGTGCTCAACCCAAATTTGTTGCCCAGCCAACCAGCTGGACAGGCAACCACTCAGCCTGGAAGCCCTGTGAGAACAGACCTAGTTCTTGGTAGACTGAAGGTTGTTGAGACCACTCCTGAAAAAGAACATGAAGAGCACACCAAGGACTTCTTAAGCTGTGTTCCTTCTGAGCCACTATCCAATTTGCATGAATTGCCGAGCAGTAAACTTCTCAGCAAATTAGACAACGACTCATTCAAGAAGCTCCTCAAGGGTCTTCTGGAAAAGGTTTGGTGGCAACGAGATGCTGCATCTGCAGTGGCTACTACAGTGACACAATGCAAATTGGGTCATGGGAAAAGTCGGAGTACTGGATCAAAGGGTGACATTTGGCTATTGTTCACGGGTCCTGACAGGGCTGGCAAGAAGAAGATGGCATCAGCTCTTTCAGAGCTTGTTTGTGTGACCAATCCAATAATGGTTTGCCTTGGTTCACGGCGTGAGGATGGGGAATCTGTATTGAGTTTCCGTGGTAAAACTGTGCTTGATCGAATAGCAGAGGCAGTTCGAAGGAACCCATTCTCAGTAATCGTACTTGAGGATATTGATGAAGCGGACATGCTTGTTAGAGGGAGCATAAAGCGGGCCATGGAGAGAGGTCGCATTGCAGATTCCCTTGGCCGTGAAATCAGTCTTGGTAATGTTATCTTCATTCTGACTGCAAATCGCTTACCAGACAATCCCAAATTCCTATCTAACAGCGATTCGCTGGATGAAAAGAAGCTTGCGAGTTTGGCAAGTGGAGGCTGGCAATTAAAGCTAACCCTTTCTGAGAGAAGAGCAAAGCGCCGGGCCAACTGGCTTCATGATGAAGAGAGGTCGGCAAGGCCAAGGACGGACTTGGGACCGGCACTAGCATTCGATCTGAATGAAGCTGCTGATGCAGGGGGTGACAGAGCAGATGGCTCGCACAATTCAAGTGATCTTACAGTTGATCACGAAGATGAACATGTCCTTAATAACAGACTGTTGACTTCTGCAACTTCATCAATCTCTAAAGAGCTACTCAATTCAGTAGACGATCACATTGTCTTCAAACCTGCAGATTTCAGCTCCATTAGACGTGACATCTCCAGTTCTATAACCAAGAAGTTTTCGACCATCTTCAACGATCAGGTGCCGATTGAAATCCAAGACGAAGCATTGGAAAAAATAACTGGTGGGTTATGGTTAAGCCAGACAGGCTTAGACGAATGGACCGACAACGTATTGGTTCCAAGCTTACGCCAGCTCAAATTACGGCTACCCACGCGTGCCAATGAACCCATGATTGTCCAGCTCGAGCCTGATACCGATTCTGATAGTCGTAGCCGCGTAGATTGGCTGCCAAGTAGCATCAGAGTGGTGGTTGATGGGTTGTGA